One genomic window of Streptomyces sp. WP-1 includes the following:
- a CDS encoding LLM class flavin-dependent oxidoreductase, translating into MKRIGFLSFGHWADSPHSKTRSASDTLLQSIDLAVAAEELGADGAYFRVHHFARQLGSPFPLLSAIGAKTSRIEIGTGVIDMRYENPMYMAEDAGAADLISGGRLQLGVSRGSPEQVVDGWRYFGYAPGEGRTDADMARQHTEVLLMVLQGKGFAEPNPRPMFANPPGPLRIEPYSEGLRERIWWGAGSNATAAWAAGLGMNLMSSTVKDDEGGAPFPVQQAAQIRAFRKAWAEAGWEREPRVSVSRSVFALTDDRDRAYFGRDGDSGDSIGYLDADTRAIFGRTYAAEPDALIEQLAGDEAIAEADTLLLTVPNQLGVDYNSHVLENILTHVAPALGWR; encoded by the coding sequence ATGAAGCGCATCGGATTCCTCTCCTTCGGCCACTGGGCCGACAGCCCCCACTCGAAGACCCGCAGCGCCTCCGACACGCTGCTCCAGTCCATCGACCTCGCCGTGGCCGCCGAGGAACTGGGCGCCGACGGGGCCTACTTCCGGGTGCACCACTTCGCCCGCCAGCTGGGCTCGCCCTTCCCGCTGCTCTCCGCGATCGGCGCGAAGACCTCGCGCATCGAGATCGGCACCGGCGTGATCGACATGCGCTACGAGAACCCCATGTACATGGCCGAGGACGCCGGTGCCGCCGACCTGATCTCCGGCGGCCGGCTCCAGCTCGGCGTCAGCCGCGGGTCACCGGAGCAGGTCGTCGACGGCTGGCGGTACTTCGGCTACGCGCCCGGCGAGGGCAGGACCGACGCCGACATGGCCCGCCAGCACACCGAGGTGCTGCTGATGGTGCTCCAGGGCAAGGGCTTCGCCGAGCCGAACCCGCGCCCGATGTTCGCCAACCCGCCGGGACCGCTGCGCATCGAGCCGTACTCCGAGGGGCTGCGCGAGCGCATCTGGTGGGGCGCGGGTTCCAACGCCACCGCCGCCTGGGCCGCCGGGCTCGGCATGAACCTGATGAGCTCGACCGTCAAGGACGACGAGGGCGGCGCGCCCTTCCCTGTGCAGCAGGCGGCGCAGATCCGGGCCTTCCGCAAGGCCTGGGCCGAGGCGGGCTGGGAACGCGAGCCGCGGGTGTCCGTCTCGCGGAGCGTCTTCGCCCTCACCGACGACCGGGACCGCGCCTACTTCGGCCGCGACGGCGACAGCGGCGACAGCATCGGCTACCTCGACGCCGACACCCGGGCGATCTTCGGCCGTACGTACGCCGCCGAGCCCGACGCGCTGATCGAGCAGCTGGCCGGGGACGAGGCGATCGCCGAGGCCGACACGCTGCTGCTGACCGTGCCCAACCAGCTCGGCGTGGACTACAACAGTCACGTCCTGGAGAACATCCTCACCCATGTCGCGCCGGCGCTCGGCTGGCGCTGA
- the hemB gene encoding porphobilinogen synthase, protein MTKYGSFPGTRPRRLRTSPVMRRMVAETRLHPADLILPAFIREGVGEPVPIAAMPGVVQHTRDSLKKAAAEAVEAGVSGIMLFGVPEDGSKDAQGTAGTDPEGILQVALRDVRAEVGDDLLVMSDLCLDEFTDHGHCGVLDAEGRVDNDATLERYAEMAQVQADAGAHVVGPSGMMDGQIGVIRDALDQIGREDVAILAYTAKYSSAFYGPFREAVASSLRGDRKTYQQDPANWRESLRELELDLAEGADMVMVKPAGPYLDVLARVADAVDVPVAAYQISGEYSMIEAAAEKGWIERDRAIFETLTGIKRAGARNILTYWATEVAQKLR, encoded by the coding sequence ATGACGAAGTACGGATCTTTCCCCGGTACGCGTCCCCGGCGGCTGCGGACCTCGCCCGTTATGCGACGGATGGTCGCCGAGACGCGTCTGCACCCCGCCGACCTGATCCTCCCCGCGTTCATCCGTGAGGGCGTCGGTGAGCCCGTGCCGATCGCCGCGATGCCCGGCGTCGTCCAGCACACCCGCGACAGCCTGAAGAAGGCCGCGGCGGAGGCCGTCGAGGCCGGGGTCTCCGGGATCATGCTGTTCGGCGTGCCGGAGGACGGCAGCAAGGACGCCCAGGGAACGGCCGGTACCGACCCGGAGGGGATCCTCCAGGTCGCGCTGCGCGATGTACGCGCCGAGGTCGGCGACGACCTCCTCGTCATGTCCGACCTGTGCCTGGACGAGTTCACCGACCACGGGCACTGCGGGGTGCTGGACGCCGAGGGCCGGGTCGACAACGACGCCACCCTGGAGCGGTACGCCGAGATGGCCCAGGTGCAGGCCGACGCCGGCGCCCACGTCGTCGGCCCCAGCGGGATGATGGACGGCCAGATCGGCGTCATCCGCGACGCGCTGGACCAGATCGGCCGCGAGGACGTGGCGATCCTCGCGTACACCGCGAAGTACTCCTCCGCGTTCTACGGCCCCTTCCGCGAGGCCGTCGCCTCCTCGCTGCGGGGCGACCGCAAGACGTACCAGCAGGACCCCGCCAACTGGCGCGAGTCCCTGCGGGAGTTGGAGCTGGACCTCGCCGAGGGCGCGGACATGGTGATGGTCAAGCCGGCCGGGCCGTACCTCGACGTCCTCGCGCGCGTCGCGGACGCGGTGGACGTGCCGGTCGCCGCGTACCAGATCTCCGGCGAGTACTCGATGATCGAGGCCGCGGCCGAGAAGGGCTGGATCGAGCGGGACCGGGCGATCTTCGAGACCCTGACGGGGATCAAGCGGGCCGGGGCGCGGAACATCCTGACGTACTGGGCGACCGAGGTGGCGCAGAAGCTGCGCTGA
- a CDS encoding phospholipase D-like domain-containing protein, giving the protein MLRKALTRAAVALAAGSAVAAAAVPANAATYSAFAFSRAGSGQPAIYDFIDSATSKLDMTMYELEDTTAVNDLVALEKKGVTVRVVLDRQHKSEDNAAYTTLTAAGVGVVWSSSSYVYTHQKTITVDGTKSLVLTGNLTSQYYTTSRDYGVFTDDTRDVAAIEKVFDADYAGTSVTPADGDHLLWSPTDSRGRLVSFIDAATKTLDVQELEFSDSAVVNAIVARAKAGVKVRVVLEDPASYAGEVSAVKAAGGTVVGYSDPDGFYIHAKAMVADYGLSTQAVEAGSMNISSNSLSNNRELGIIMTGAGVAQPVAQTIETTFSSDYAGGTAA; this is encoded by the coding sequence ATGCTGCGGAAGGCCCTCACCCGCGCCGCTGTCGCCCTCGCCGCCGGCAGTGCCGTCGCCGCCGCCGCCGTCCCCGCGAACGCGGCGACGTACTCGGCGTTCGCCTTCTCCCGGGCCGGTAGCGGCCAGCCGGCGATCTACGACTTCATCGACTCGGCCACCAGCAAGCTCGACATGACGATGTACGAGCTGGAGGACACGACGGCCGTCAACGACCTGGTCGCGCTGGAGAAGAAGGGCGTCACCGTCCGGGTCGTCCTGGACCGGCAGCACAAGAGCGAGGACAACGCGGCGTACACGACGCTGACCGCCGCGGGCGTGGGCGTCGTCTGGTCCTCCTCGTCCTACGTCTACACCCACCAGAAGACGATCACCGTGGACGGCACCAAGTCGCTCGTCCTGACCGGCAACCTGACCTCGCAGTACTACACGACCAGCCGGGACTACGGCGTCTTCACCGACGACACCCGCGATGTCGCCGCCATCGAGAAGGTCTTCGACGCCGACTACGCGGGCACCTCGGTCACCCCCGCCGACGGCGACCACCTGCTGTGGTCCCCCACCGACTCGCGCGGCCGGCTGGTGTCCTTCATCGACGCCGCGACCAAGACGCTCGACGTGCAGGAGCTGGAGTTCAGCGACAGCGCGGTCGTCAACGCGATCGTGGCGCGCGCCAAGGCGGGCGTGAAGGTCCGTGTCGTCCTCGAAGACCCCGCGAGCTACGCCGGCGAGGTCTCCGCGGTCAAGGCGGCGGGCGGCACGGTCGTCGGCTACTCCGACCCGGACGGCTTCTACATCCACGCCAAGGCCATGGTCGCCGACTACGGCCTGTCCACCCAGGCGGTGGAGGCCGGTTCCATGAACATCAGCAGCAACTCCCTGAGCAACAACCGGGAGTTGGGCATCATCATGACCGGCGCGGGCGTGGCCCAGCCGGTGGCGCAGACCATCGAGACGACGTTCAGCAGCGACTACGCGGGCGGCACGGCGGCGTAA
- a CDS encoding asparagine synthetase B — MCGIAGLAGGDAVRHVKTVVAMGDSQHHRGPDGTMHTAAGDGRAVLAMNTLLIVEPQAVPGPYLDGATGVLLAFNGEIYNWRQQATAWGIEVGERDSDAHFLLRAWAKIGPPCLDGLDGMFALAVYDPRTGELFLARDRLGEKPLYWRLDGGRLAFASEVTTLTGYGPAPLVLRPEVTAIETPVGADTPFQGVQLLAPATLLSFDVTTGSLDQTTWWRLENRAPFTGTYTEALARFSTILAEQIPLRSPACDFALLLSGGLDSAVLAHLMRPPVCVTVRYPGHDRLDESVTAAAIARDIKAELVVVEPGPADFAAALPHMMRALDYPMGNASTFSEYMAYKKVSDLGLRVVVGGLGPDEFLMGYVRQALVLFGPDAVLNAGLAAYRPLAAKLMHTAGEPLDPVEAVTRLILRGPDPDGRVRDLAADAMARAGGDVARGLTLADLATAWRPLVMTSDKLASAFALERRSPYLARDLVELSYRLPVEHKIMDPAQGKRILRDAAKAIGLPREVWGGRDKFGFASPVPAWLDGDLAAWADDRINAALADAPTGFRPLLKRGLARGGRYERTRMQALMAAAWVRDQTVRSAAA, encoded by the coding sequence ATGTGCGGAATCGCAGGACTGGCCGGAGGCGACGCCGTCCGGCACGTGAAGACCGTGGTGGCGATGGGCGATTCGCAGCACCACCGCGGTCCCGACGGCACCATGCACACCGCCGCCGGGGACGGGCGGGCGGTGCTGGCCATGAACACCCTGCTGATCGTCGAGCCGCAGGCTGTGCCCGGTCCCTACCTGGACGGGGCCACGGGCGTCCTCCTGGCCTTCAACGGGGAGATCTACAACTGGCGGCAGCAGGCCACCGCCTGGGGCATCGAGGTCGGCGAGCGGGATTCGGACGCCCACTTCCTGCTGCGGGCCTGGGCCAAGATCGGGCCGCCCTGCCTGGACGGGCTGGACGGCATGTTCGCCCTCGCCGTCTACGACCCCCGGACCGGGGAGCTGTTCCTGGCACGCGACCGGCTCGGTGAGAAGCCGCTCTACTGGCGCCTCGACGGCGGCCGGCTGGCGTTCGCGTCCGAGGTGACCACGCTGACCGGCTACGGTCCGGCCCCCTTGGTCCTACGTCCCGAGGTCACCGCGATCGAGACCCCCGTCGGCGCCGACACCCCGTTCCAAGGCGTCCAGTTACTGGCCCCGGCCACCTTACTGTCGTTCGACGTCACCACCGGCTCCCTCGACCAGACGACCTGGTGGCGCCTGGAGAACCGAGCCCCGTTCACCGGCACCTACACGGAGGCTCTGGCCAGGTTCTCCACGATCCTGGCCGAGCAGATCCCGCTCAGGTCCCCGGCCTGCGACTTCGCCCTCCTCCTCTCCGGTGGACTGGACTCGGCGGTGCTGGCCCACCTGATGCGGCCGCCGGTCTGCGTCACCGTCCGTTACCCGGGCCACGACCGCCTGGACGAGTCCGTCACGGCCGCCGCGATCGCCCGGGATATCAAGGCCGAGCTGGTGGTGGTCGAGCCGGGCCCCGCCGACTTCGCCGCAGCTCTGCCGCACATGATGCGAGCCCTGGACTACCCCATGGGCAACGCGTCCACGTTCTCCGAGTACATGGCCTACAAGAAGGTCTCCGACCTGGGCCTTCGGGTCGTGGTCGGCGGGCTGGGGCCGGACGAGTTCCTGATGGGCTACGTCCGCCAGGCCTTGGTCCTCTTCGGTCCCGACGCCGTCCTGAACGCCGGACTGGCGGCATACCGGCCGCTGGCCGCCAAACTTATGCACACCGCGGGCGAGCCCCTGGACCCGGTGGAGGCCGTCACCCGGCTGATCCTTCGCGGGCCGGACCCGGACGGACGGGTCAGGGACCTGGCCGCCGACGCAATGGCCCGCGCGGGCGGAGACGTGGCCCGCGGCCTGACCCTGGCCGACCTCGCGACGGCCTGGCGGCCGCTGGTGATGACCAGCGACAAACTCGCGTCCGCCTTCGCGCTCGAACGCCGGTCCCCCTATCTCGCCCGTGACCTGGTCGAGTTGTCGTACCGGCTTCCCGTCGAGCACAAGATCATGGATCCGGCCCAGGGCAAACGGATCCTGCGGGACGCCGCCAAGGCCATCGGCCTGCCCCGGGAGGTCTGGGGCGGCCGGGACAAGTTCGGCTTCGCCTCCCCGGTCCCCGCCTGGCTCGACGGTGACCTCGCCGCATGGGCCGATGACCGGATCAACGCCGCCCTCGCCGACGCGCCCACAGGATTCCGGCCCCTCCTCAAGAGGGGTCTGGCCCGCGGCGGCCGGTACGAACGCACCCGTATGCAGGCACTCATGGCGGCCGCCTGGGTCCGCGACCAGACGGTGAGGTCCGCCGCCGCGTGA
- a CDS encoding DUF5753 domain-containing protein, with amino-acid sequence MSDWDAELEDEEAGAVIRTVARQLKLWREAAGLTQAEFGTLIGYGEELVSSVERRRRIPRPEYLDAADEALRAEGKISAMRTDLEEVRYPKKVRDLKKLEAESTELCAYNNSVVHGLLQTEEYARVGLQARRPVFTQEELEQRIAARLARQEIISETSPWPAFSFVQCESTLRRPIGGRMVMRRQLEQLLEVAKLAHVDLQVLPLSLEENSGLGGSFRLLRLNDGTTVGHVEVQDLSRVITNPKEVQFLEMRYGIIRAQALSPRKSSALIEKVLGET; translated from the coding sequence GTGAGCGACTGGGACGCGGAACTGGAGGACGAGGAGGCCGGAGCCGTCATTCGCACGGTGGCCCGGCAACTGAAGCTGTGGCGCGAGGCGGCGGGCCTCACCCAGGCGGAGTTCGGCACGCTGATCGGGTACGGGGAGGAACTGGTCTCCTCGGTGGAGAGAAGGCGACGGATCCCCCGCCCCGAGTATCTCGACGCCGCGGACGAAGCGTTGCGGGCCGAGGGCAAGATCTCCGCGATGAGGACGGACCTGGAGGAGGTCCGGTACCCCAAGAAGGTACGGGATCTGAAGAAACTTGAGGCGGAGTCGACCGAGCTGTGCGCCTACAACAACTCCGTAGTACACGGGTTGTTGCAGACTGAGGAGTACGCACGGGTCGGCCTCCAGGCACGTAGGCCGGTATTCACGCAGGAGGAGCTGGAGCAGCGCATCGCCGCCCGACTGGCCCGACAGGAGATCATCAGCGAGACGTCGCCCTGGCCTGCCTTCAGCTTCGTGCAGTGCGAGTCGACGCTTCGTCGGCCCATCGGGGGCAGGATGGTCATGCGTAGACAGCTCGAACAGCTGTTGGAGGTGGCTAAGTTGGCCCACGTCGACCTACAAGTACTTCCGCTGAGCCTGGAGGAGAACTCAGGTCTCGGCGGGTCGTTCAGGCTGCTCAGACTCAACGACGGCACCACGGTCGGCCATGTGGAAGTGCAGGACCTCAGCCGGGTGATCACCAACCCAAAAGAGGTGCAGTTCCTAGAGATGCGCTATGGAATCATCCGAGCACAGGCTCTCAGCCCCCGAAAGTCGTCGGCCCTCATCGAGAAAGTGCTTGGAGAGACATGA
- a CDS encoding sporulation protein, with amino-acid sequence MTSTVRRTRPPNADLARLIEASGASNKSLALRINQLAQGAGLTTDYSHTSVANWCRRGMVPKWPVPRLIAGALGERLGRPVALAEIGMAEAETPHARVGLDFPRDRAEAVQEATAFWSSVNRRDFLAGSSFAASAFTTPVTRWLVTPADGSADHRGGRQVGQADLAELRDAADEARRWDSKYGGGSWKADSVTVCLQERAAPLLRGSFTDAVGRELFSVTAELSRLAGWTAFDVGQHDAAQRHFIQALRLARAGGDIQLGCYVLTTMAMQSLMRGFVNEAIDMAQGAFERAKGQAAPRVLAFTKLIEARAHARDGAVRAASRALAASENLLSRADAAGGPEPAWIDFYRHARLSADATEVFRDLKIPKAALAWDRQAAAMPAGVFTRSVGMRLAIVGTAHLQARDLDHGLELGNRSVDILARVRSSRAKDYVRQFSTALAPWRREPSVRDFFDRAHAELGIAS; translated from the coding sequence GTGACATCGACCGTCCGCCGGACACGGCCGCCGAACGCGGACCTGGCCCGGCTCATCGAGGCCAGCGGAGCCAGCAACAAGTCTCTTGCCCTGCGCATCAACCAGCTTGCGCAAGGGGCCGGCCTGACCACGGACTACTCGCACACCTCCGTCGCCAACTGGTGCCGGCGGGGGATGGTCCCGAAGTGGCCGGTGCCCAGGCTGATCGCCGGGGCCCTCGGCGAACGGCTCGGCCGGCCGGTGGCACTCGCCGAGATCGGCATGGCCGAGGCGGAGACACCGCACGCGCGGGTGGGGTTGGATTTCCCACGGGACCGTGCCGAAGCGGTCCAAGAGGCCACTGCCTTCTGGAGTTCCGTGAACCGCCGAGACTTCCTGGCCGGATCAAGCTTCGCCGCGTCCGCGTTCACCACCCCCGTGACCCGCTGGCTGGTCACTCCTGCCGACGGCTCCGCCGATCACCGCGGCGGCCGACAGGTCGGCCAGGCCGACCTCGCCGAACTCCGGGACGCGGCGGACGAGGCCCGGCGCTGGGACTCCAAGTACGGCGGCGGGAGCTGGAAGGCCGACTCCGTGACCGTCTGCCTCCAGGAGCGGGCCGCCCCGCTGCTGCGAGGTTCCTTCACCGATGCCGTCGGCCGTGAGCTGTTCTCCGTCACCGCCGAACTGTCGCGCCTGGCCGGCTGGACCGCGTTCGACGTCGGCCAACACGACGCCGCCCAGCGGCATTTCATCCAGGCCCTCCGCCTGGCCCGTGCGGGCGGGGACATCCAGCTCGGTTGCTATGTGCTGACCACGATGGCCATGCAGTCCCTGATGAGGGGCTTCGTCAATGAGGCCATCGACATGGCACAGGGCGCCTTCGAGCGGGCCAAAGGGCAGGCCGCGCCGAGGGTTCTGGCCTTCACCAAGCTGATCGAGGCCCGCGCCCACGCCCGCGACGGTGCCGTCAGGGCCGCCTCGCGAGCCCTCGCGGCCTCCGAGAATCTCCTGAGCCGGGCCGATGCCGCGGGCGGACCGGAGCCCGCCTGGATCGACTTCTACCGCCATGCCCGCCTCTCCGCCGACGCCACGGAGGTCTTCCGGGACCTGAAGATCCCCAAAGCCGCTCTCGCCTGGGACCGGCAGGCCGCCGCCATGCCGGCCGGCGTGTTCACCCGCTCGGTCGGGATGCGCCTCGCGATCGTCGGGACCGCCCACCTCCAGGCCCGCGACCTCGACCACGGCCTCGAACTGGGCAACCGGTCCGTCGACATCCTGGCCCGAGTCCGGTCCTCCCGGGCCAAGGACTACGTCCGCCAGTTCAGCACCGCCCTCGCCCCCTGGCGGCGCGAGCCGTCCGTCCGCGACTTCTTCGACCGCGCCCACGCCGAACTCGGCATCGCTTCCTGA
- a CDS encoding ATP-binding protein: MRDVNQETQQAALAQKPPRQFSVPLSATRRGARLARLLAVEQLESWGVPLDPARLIVAELAANAVLHGRVPGRSFRLTLAVPAPGLLRIEVTDTRAESLPVRNPAPSESGYGLLLVDTLSTRWGIRRGPVPCKTVWAECAFAPLGSPGTA; the protein is encoded by the coding sequence CTGCGTGATGTGAATCAGGAAACTCAGCAGGCCGCGCTGGCGCAAAAGCCACCGCGCCAGTTCTCCGTACCGCTGTCCGCCACCCGCAGGGGCGCCCGCCTGGCGCGGCTCCTCGCGGTCGAGCAACTGGAGTCATGGGGCGTCCCGCTGGACCCGGCACGGCTGATCGTGGCCGAGCTGGCGGCGAACGCCGTGCTGCACGGCCGGGTCCCGGGCCGCAGCTTCCGCCTGACCCTGGCGGTACCGGCCCCGGGCCTCCTGCGCATCGAGGTCACGGACACCCGCGCGGAATCCCTCCCGGTCCGCAACCCCGCCCCCTCCGAATCCGGCTACGGCCTCCTCCTGGTCGACACCCTGTCCACCCGCTGGGGCATCCGCCGGGGCCCGGTGCCGTGCAAGACGGTGTGGGCCGAGTGCGCGTTCGCTCCGCTCGGATCGCCCGGAACGGCGTGA
- a CDS encoding NUDIX domain-containing protein has product MHSDTTANPDPGAARGAVAILTNRCGELLLHLRDDLPGAIAWPGHWSLLGGGCDPGEDPLTAIVRELDEEAGLAALELTELFEIRDAWGSGQLITFFAGNWDGDETALPLTEGVKLRFFAPEHLDILTIPPFIRNGIHRHLAARPC; this is encoded by the coding sequence ATGCACTCCGACACCACCGCGAACCCGGACCCGGGCGCCGCCCGTGGCGCGGTCGCGATCCTCACCAACCGCTGCGGCGAACTCCTCCTCCACCTGCGCGACGACCTTCCGGGAGCCATCGCCTGGCCCGGCCACTGGAGCCTGCTCGGCGGCGGCTGCGACCCCGGCGAGGACCCGCTCACCGCGATCGTCCGCGAACTGGACGAGGAAGCGGGTCTGGCGGCCCTGGAGCTGACCGAGCTGTTCGAGATACGGGACGCCTGGGGCTCCGGGCAACTCATCACCTTCTTCGCCGGAAACTGGGACGGCGACGAGACCGCGCTGCCTCTCACCGAAGGTGTCAAGCTCCGGTTCTTCGCCCCCGAGCACCTCGACATCCTCACGATCCCGCCGTTCATCCGGAACGGGATCCACCGCCACCTGGCCGCCAGGCCCTGCTGA
- a CDS encoding DUF397 domain-containing protein: protein MKLEWIKSSYSTPEGPDCVEVAAVPEQILVRDSKNPTGPRLALTPTTWASFLPYASKR, encoded by the coding sequence ATGAAGCTGGAGTGGATAAAGAGCAGCTACAGCACGCCGGAAGGACCGGACTGCGTCGAAGTAGCTGCCGTTCCCGAGCAGATCCTCGTCCGCGACTCCAAGAACCCCACCGGCCCCCGCCTCGCCCTCACCCCCACCACCTGGGCGAGCTTCCTGCCGTACGCGTCGAAGCGCTGA
- a CDS encoding UDP-glucose/GDP-mannose dehydrogenase family protein: protein MKMTVVGCGYLGATHAACMAELGHEVLGMDRDSDKVRALNTGRAPFYERGLDDLLARHTASGRLKFTASYQEAADFADLHFVGVGTPQRPDGRGYDLSHLFDALTGLAPGLTRPAVIAVKSTVPVGTAPRVAGLLHEHAPAGKGIEVAWNPEFLRESRAIEDTLRPDRLVLGFGAPRSWAETMLREAFAGIVETGVPVIVTDWATAELAKGAANSFLATKISFINAMAEVCEKSGADAAGLAGILGHDIRIGHQGMRPGLGFGGGCLPKDLRGFVDRAGELDAEQAVGILREADAVNARRRQRVIDLAREELGGDLRGKRVTVWGAAFKPGTDDVRDSPALAVAQTLCDLGAAVTVSDPRALDNARKLHPRLDYAEDPVAAARDCDLLLHLTEWPQYADIAPERLTGCASVLKAIDARGTLDLDQWQNAGWHIRTLGRA, encoded by the coding sequence ATGAAGATGACCGTCGTCGGCTGCGGCTACCTCGGTGCCACCCATGCCGCCTGCATGGCCGAACTCGGCCACGAGGTCCTGGGCATGGACCGCGACAGCGACAAGGTCCGCGCCCTCAACACCGGCAGGGCGCCGTTCTACGAGCGCGGCCTGGACGACCTCCTCGCCCGGCACACCGCGTCCGGCCGGCTGAAGTTCACCGCCTCCTACCAGGAAGCCGCCGACTTCGCCGACCTGCACTTCGTCGGAGTCGGCACGCCGCAGCGGCCCGACGGCCGCGGCTACGACCTGAGCCATCTCTTCGACGCCCTCACCGGACTGGCCCCTGGCCTGACCCGCCCCGCCGTCATCGCGGTCAAGTCGACCGTCCCCGTCGGTACCGCGCCCCGGGTCGCCGGACTCCTGCACGAGCATGCGCCCGCCGGGAAGGGCATCGAGGTCGCCTGGAACCCCGAGTTCCTGCGCGAATCCCGCGCGATCGAGGACACCCTGCGGCCCGACCGGCTCGTCCTCGGCTTCGGCGCCCCGCGCTCCTGGGCCGAGACGATGCTGCGCGAGGCTTTCGCGGGGATCGTCGAGACCGGGGTGCCGGTGATCGTCACCGACTGGGCCACGGCCGAACTCGCCAAGGGCGCGGCGAACTCCTTCCTCGCCACCAAGATCTCCTTCATCAACGCGATGGCCGAGGTCTGCGAGAAGTCCGGCGCCGATGCCGCCGGACTCGCCGGCATCCTCGGCCATGACATCCGTATCGGCCACCAGGGCATGCGGCCCGGCCTCGGGTTCGGCGGCGGCTGCCTGCCCAAGGACCTGCGCGGCTTCGTCGACCGGGCTGGGGAACTCGACGCCGAGCAGGCCGTCGGGATCCTGCGCGAGGCCGACGCGGTCAACGCCCGCCGCCGTCAGCGGGTCATCGATCTGGCCCGCGAGGAACTCGGCGGCGACCTGCGGGGCAAGCGGGTCACCGTCTGGGGGGCCGCCTTCAAGCCCGGGACCGACGACGTCCGGGACTCGCCCGCTCTCGCCGTCGCGCAGACCCTGTGCGACCTCGGCGCCGCCGTCACCGTGTCCGACCCGAGGGCCCTCGACAACGCCCGTAAACTCCACCCCCGACTCGACTACGCCGAGGACCCCGTCGCCGCCGCCCGGGACTGCGACCTCCTCCTGCACCTGACCGAGTGGCCCCAGTACGCCGACATCGCCCCTGAGCGACTGACCGGCTGCGCCTCCGTCCTCAAGGCCATCGACGCCCGCGGCACCCTCGACCTCGACCAGTGGCAGAACGCCGGCTGGCACATCCGAACCCTCGGCCGCGCCTGA